A part of Rhinoderma darwinii isolate aRhiDar2 chromosome 1, aRhiDar2.hap1, whole genome shotgun sequence genomic DNA contains:
- the FOXB2 gene encoding forkhead box protein B2 has translation MPRPGKNSYSDQKPPYSYISLTAMAIQSSTEKMLPLSDIYKFIMDRFPYYRENTQRWQNSLRHNLSFNDCFIKIPRRPDQPGKGSFWALHPDCGDMFENGSFLRRRKRFKVHRAEHLASKNHQMIHYFHHQPNQTKLGLPTSDGPAVAGIGRLPHFQPYNQSTGFKHPFAIENIIGRDYKGVMTSGLPLASMMHHLGYPVPSQLSNMVSSMWPHVGMMDPMTSMAVSQEYGHFGVPMKTICHAPTQTIPAVPVPIKPTASLPPVSAIQSLTVNPSIMCPPTATQAAVATSLLDQSPGNHSDCKTGMLHSVLVHS, from the coding sequence ATGCCTCGACCAGGGAAGAACTCGTACAGTGACCAGAAGCCACCTTACTCTTATATTTCTTTGACTGCCATGGCCATCCAGAGCTCCACTGAGAAAATGCTACCTCTAAGTGACATATATAAGTTCATCATGGACAGGTTCCCATACTACAGAGAAAACACCCAGAGGTGGCAGAATTCTCTGAGACACAACCTGTCCTTCAACGACTGTTTTATCAAGATCCCAAGAAGACCTGACCAGCCAGGAAAGGGGAGCTTCTGGGCTCTGCACCCAGACTGCGGAGACATGTTTGAAAATGGAAGCTTCCTAAGGAGGAGAAAGAGGTTTAAGGTGCACAGAGCAGAACATTTAGCTTCTAAAAATCACCAGATGATCCATTATTTCCATCACCAACCCAACCAAACTAAATTAGGTCTTCCAACTTCTGATGGCCCTGCGGTAGCTGGAATTGGAAGACTCCCCCACTTCCAGCCATATAACCAGTCCACCGGATTTAAGCACCCTTTTGCAATAGAGAACATTATTGGCAGAGATTATAAGGGGGTGATGACTTCTGGTCTTCCATTAGCTTCCATGATGCATCACTTGGGATATCCTGTACCCAGTCAACTTAGCAACATGGTCAGCTCCATGTGGCCACATGTTGGCATGATGGACCCTATGACAAGCATGGCAGTGTCACAAGAGTATGGACATTTTGGAGTACCCATGAAAACAATATGCCATGCTCCTACTCAGACAATTCCAGCTGTGCCTGTGCCAATTAAGCCAACAGCGTCGCTTCCACCGGTATCTGCTATCCAAAGCCTGACTGTAAATCCTTCTATTATGTGCCCCCCAACAGCTACACAGGCGGCTGTAGCAACCTCACTCCTGGATCAGTCACCGGGCAATCATTCAGACTGCAAGACTGGTATGCTGCACTCTGTACTGGTCCACTCATAG